In the Phenylobacterium soli genome, ATCACGTCCGAAGGGCGGTCGGGCAGGTACTCCTCGACCCAGGCAAGGCCGCTCGACATGCGCAGGAGCTGGTCGAGGGTGATCGCGCCGCGCGGATCGCCGGCGCCGCGCCACTCCGGCGCAACGGCCGGAGCCATGACGTCGAGCCGCCCGTCGCCCGTCGCGATGCCGACCAGCGCGTGGGTGATGCTCTTGGCCTTGGACCAAGAGGGATAGGTCTGCTCCGGCCCGAAGCCTTCGCCGTACTGCTCGTGGACGATCCGGCCGCCCTGGACGATCACGAGGGCGTGGGTCTCGCCGAGCCGCGGCGTCGACCTGGCGGCGAAGGCGTCCTGCATGAGCTCGGCGAACCGCGTCTTCTTCAGGGCGGCAGGGGCGTCGCCGACGGGCCAGTCGACGGTGGGCCAGGGGACGCCGGCGGGCTGGATCGGCAGGGGCGGCAGGCGGGTGAGGGTCTCGCTCATGGTCGCCAGCCTCTCAGCTTTCCGGCGGCCGATCCAGCGTGGGCGCGCTGAGGGAGCGGCGTTCTCGCAACGGGCGGTTCGGGGGCATGTCCAACCTGTCCGGCCGGGCTGTTACGACGATTTAATTCGCGGGCGGGCGTTCAGCGGGTTGCCGTTCGCCGGCGGCGCCTTAAGCCTTTGCGCCGTCGATAGATCCTTCGGGGAGACGTCCCATGCTCAGCCGCCGCCACATGCTGCTCGTCGCCGGCGCCAGCGCCGCGCTGGCCGGCTGCGCCACGGCCAAGCCGCCGGCCGCGCCCGCCGCCCCGCCGCCGCCGGCTCCGCCCCCTGCGCCGCCGCCCACCGCCGAACAGCAGCTGAACGCCGCCCTCGACGACTTCTTCAACGAGTATCTGCAGAACTTCCCCGAGCTCGCGTCCTCGCTCGGCCTCGACACCGGCGCGCATGCGGACCTGAAGTCGAAGCTGCACCGGGGCTCGCTCGAGGCGCTGCAGCAGGACAAGGCCCGCACGGCCGCCCAGCTCGCGCGCCTCAACGGCATAGACGCGGCCAAGCTTTCCGGCATGGCGGCGGTGAACTACGCCTCCGTGCACGAGGACCTGCGGGTCACCGACGCGGCCAACCGGCGCTACAACTACGGCGGCCAGGGCGCGGGCAGCCCCTATGTGCTGAGCCAGATCACCGGCTCCTACCAGGACGCGCCCGACTTCCTGGCGACCCAGCACACCATCGAGACCGCCGCCGACTGCGAGGCCTATGTGGCGCGCCTGTCCGAGCTCGGCCGGCTGATCGACGAGGAGAGCGAGCGCTGCCGCCATGACGCCGGCCTCGGCGTGATCCCGCCGGACTTCGCCCTGAAGGGCGCGATCACCTCGATGAAGACCATCAACACCGGGCCGGAGAAGAGCGTCCTCGTCACCTCGCTGGTCGACCGCGCCCGCGCCAAGGGGATCGCCGGGGACTGGCAGGCCAAGGCGTCGCGGGCCTATTCCGAGCGGGTCGGCCCGGCCATGGACCGCCAGGCCGCCCTGCTGGCGGACCTGCTGCCGAAATCGACCCACGACGCCGGCGTCTGGCGCCTGCCCGACGGCGAGGCCTACTATGCCGCGGCCCTCGCGAGCCAGACCACCACCACCATGACCCCCGCCGAGGTGCACCAGCTCGGCCTCGAGGTCGGCAAGGAGCTCTCCGCCCGGGCCGACGTGCTGTTCAAGAAGATCGGCATGACCAAGGGCACGGTCGGCGAGCGCTACAAGGCGCTCTTCAAGTCGAAGAAGTACATCTACCCCAACACCGACGCCGGGAAGGCCAAGCTGGTCGCTGACCTCAACAAGGTCGTCCAGGACATGCAGGCCCGCCTGCCGCAGTACTTCGGCGCCCTGCCCAAGGCGCCGCTGGAGATCCGCCGGATTCCGAAGGAGACCGAGCAGGGAGCCTCGACCCACTACAACTCGGGCAGCCTCGATGGCACGCGGCCGGGCATCTACTGGCTGAACCTGCGCGACACCGCCGAGGCGCCCTACTGGGACCTGATCACCACCACCTACCACGAGGGCATCCCGGGCCATCACCTGCAGCTCACCCTGGCGCTGCAGGCCGACCTGCCGATGCTGCGGCGGGTGTCGGGCTTCGGGGCCTACCAGGAGGGCTGGGCGCTCTACGCCGAGCAACTCGCGCAGGAGATGGGCGTCTATGCCGACGATCCGGCCGGCGAGCTCGGCTACATCCACGACGCCCTGCTGCGCTCGGGGCGGCTGGTCACCGACACCGGCATCCACGCCATGCGCTGGAGCCGCGAGAAGGCGGCGCAGACCCTGTCCTCCATCGAGGGGGATCCGATCACCCTCGCCAACCAGGAGATCGAGCGCTACGCGGTCTGGCCGGGTCAGGCCTGCAGCTACATGGTCGGCAAGGTCACCATCCTGCGCCTGCGGGACAAGGCGAGGACCGCGCTGGGGCCCGCCTTCGACATCCGCAAGTTCCACGACGCGGTGCTGCTCGCCGGCGCCATGCCGCTGACCGTCCTGGAGACGGCCGTGGACAACTACATCGCATCGGCGAGGTCCGCCTGAGGCGGCGGATCGCAGCCTGTTGACACGAGGCTGTCAGCAGGCCGGCGTAGGGTGGCCCCGGCGGCTTTCGGAACCCGAACCCAAGAGGTCACCCCATGTCCGACGATCTCGTCTTCTACACCAACCCCCAGTCGCGCGGCCGCATCGTCCGGTGGATGCTGGAGGAGATCGGCCGGCCCTACCGCA is a window encoding:
- a CDS encoding DUF885 domain-containing protein — encoded protein: MLSRRHMLLVAGASAALAGCATAKPPAAPAAPPPPAPPPAPPPTAEQQLNAALDDFFNEYLQNFPELASSLGLDTGAHADLKSKLHRGSLEALQQDKARTAAQLARLNGIDAAKLSGMAAVNYASVHEDLRVTDAANRRYNYGGQGAGSPYVLSQITGSYQDAPDFLATQHTIETAADCEAYVARLSELGRLIDEESERCRHDAGLGVIPPDFALKGAITSMKTINTGPEKSVLVTSLVDRARAKGIAGDWQAKASRAYSERVGPAMDRQAALLADLLPKSTHDAGVWRLPDGEAYYAAALASQTTTTMTPAEVHQLGLEVGKELSARADVLFKKIGMTKGTVGERYKALFKSKKYIYPNTDAGKAKLVADLNKVVQDMQARLPQYFGALPKAPLEIRRIPKETEQGASTHYNSGSLDGTRPGIYWLNLRDTAEAPYWDLITTTYHEGIPGHHLQLTLALQADLPMLRRVSGFGAYQEGWALYAEQLAQEMGVYADDPAGELGYIHDALLRSGRLVTDTGIHAMRWSREKAAQTLSSIEGDPITLANQEIERYAVWPGQACSYMVGKVTILRLRDKARTALGPAFDIRKFHDAVLLAGAMPLTVLETAVDNYIASARSA